The genomic interval GCTGCGCACCGTGACGGTGCCCCCGTCCATGGCCTTCGCTGCCGCGGCGTCGGCGCCACGGGTAGAGACCGAAGCGGTCAGGGCGCCGTGCCCCTGAGGGCAGCATTTGCTATTAATTCAATAGCTGTCGGCGCAATACCATCAGTCGCTGGCGGCCTGTTTCATCTTATTTTTTACGCCGACGTCGGGCGGTGCGCTGCGGCCCGGTCCGCAAAGCTGCGCTGCAGGATGCCCATCAGCATGGTGCGCAGCAGCGTCTGCACGGCCTCATCGCCCGGCGCGCCGTTTTTCAGCGCGCTGGCCAGGGCAGCCCCGTGTGCAGCCACGGTGCCCGTCACCTCGGCGGCCCAGCGCGATGCCAGCTGCATGGCTTCATCGGGCGGCACGCGCTGCTGGTGAGCGATGACGAGGTAGTGCGTACACGCCACCTCGGCGGCATGGTGCAGCAGGTCCTGCCGCCCTTCGTCTTTCTTTTGCAGCGCGCGCACCACCCACGCCGTGGTACCGCCCAGCAGCGCGCCCAGGGCGGTGCCTGCGCCCAGGGTGAGGCCGCCCGTGCCCACGTCGATCAGGGCACCGGCCTTGGCGCCGGCCGCAGCCCCTGCGGCGGCCCCGGCGGATGTGCCCACGGCCAGGGCCGTGCTGTCCGCGCGGCGCACCAGCGGCAGGCGCTGTGCCGGGTCGGCCGGGGGCGCCAGGCGCTGCAGGGGTGCTGCAGGCGCGCCATGCAGGGTGCGCAGCGTGGCTTCCAGCGTTTGCACGCGCTGTGCGTACTGCGCGGCGGCAGCTTCCGGCGCCAGGCTGTGCAGGGCGGCACAAGCCTGCAGGTGCTGCGCCAGTGCCTGCAGGGCCTGGCCAAAACGCTGCTCGTTGCGCTCGACCCAGGCGGCCCGCAGGCGGGCCAGGGCGTGGTGGTGGGCGGGCAGGGCCGCGTCCAGACTGTCGAACAGGGCGGGCTCCAGCACCCAGCTGGCGCCAAAGTCGTCCCACCGCAGTGCCAGGCGGGGGGCAGCCTGCCAGGCGGGGGGTGGTGGGCTGGCGGCCCAGGCCAGCACGGCATCCACCGGCTGCGCCGGGTCTTCGGCAAACCCCAGCCGGTCGCCCTGCGGGGTTTGCAGGCCAGCGCCCAGCAGCACCTGCACTTCGCCCTGCGGGCCGTGCAGGCCGATCACCAGGTCGCCCGGCAGGCTGGCGCGCAGCGCATCGAAGGCGGGGCCCTGCGGGTCGATGTGGCCCTGCCACCGGTGTTCACGCCAGCGCGCCCAGGCCGCCAGCGCCAGGCGCGGCAGCACCACGGCCAGCAGCAGCAGGCCCACGTACATCCCCACCCAGCGGCTGCCACCCATGCCGCTTTCCCCCGCAAAGTTTTGCGTGGCGGCGATCTCCTGCAGCGTGAAGGGCGTCAGACCCGTCAGCAGGGTCAGCGGTGCAAACAGCACCGAGACAATGGCGTGCACCTGGGCTGCGTCGAGAAAGGTGCTCTCCCAGC from Acidovorax sp. FHTAMBA carries:
- a CDS encoding DUF2868 domain-containing protein produces the protein MRVTEPQLRTVLLAQAIEHADAGHTLVSAVELQEATRHAVAAARARSVPRVGVAEVMLDRATTIAQHASGRDSTVAALNPQPGHGERGGLAPWVARGLPLAALLLGLAIDRISNAHRVDLLSPPLLTVLAWNVAAYLLIAWRAGRRSVSSPPGAWLQQALRPLGHPLGDFFGQAGRGRGLSARIAADFHRRWWAHAGDLLQQRTACVLHLCAAAWGAGIALSLLLRGLVVRYQFGWESTFLDAAQVHAIVSVLFAPLTLLTGLTPFTLQEIAATQNFAGESGMGGSRWVGMYVGLLLLAVVLPRLALAAWARWREHRWQGHIDPQGPAFDALRASLPGDLVIGLHGPQGEVQVLLGAGLQTPQGDRLGFAEDPAQPVDAVLAWAASPPPPAWQAAPRLALRWDDFGASWVLEPALFDSLDAALPAHHHALARLRAAWVERNEQRFGQALQALAQHLQACAALHSLAPEAAAAQYAQRVQTLEATLRTLHGAPAAPLQRLAPPADPAQRLPLVRRADSTALAVGTSAGAAAGAAAGAKAGALIDVGTGGLTLGAGTALGALLGGTTAWVVRALQKKDEGRQDLLHHAAEVACTHYLVIAHQQRVPPDEAMQLASRWAAEVTGTVAAHGAALASALKNGAPGDEAVQTLLRTMLMGILQRSFADRAAAHRPTSA